The DNA region ATGCTTAATACTTCTGATTTATACTCAAATAAAATGATCTGAGTCTTAATGTTGATATAAGAATAATGTCGTCTTttctacaaattaataatagattgaatgataatatatttgtaaaagatGTTTGCGTACATAAACGTTGCATTTGAGCTTAGATGGTGTAGACtgataaacataaaaagtaactaatttgctttgttgtaattaaatgaaaaatcaatattttactttctagactgttttataaaaagtcaattttataaaaattagtaattttattatttacaaattttgttgaattttcgATATCTTAAGTTATAtacatcaaatatatatatacattttgcttttttagaagttatttaCATTATTCCTCCGATTGGCCTTCCCAAACTTTGGTTGTGTCTACTTGGTAATGTTATTACTCAGTatcctttaaattttcttggcTCGTTTTCCAACTTTCATTTGTCTTGGACAGACCAGGTTGTATCAGACACAgtactatatttatttagactcattcattttatagactttttttttatattgttattaatttttttaatatttaaaactgtgatTATGCAGCatataaaaaagctaattttaatatgtttcacCTTTCCTAGAGTGGTaactaaaaaatcttattagtAAATGAGACCACATAATTctttatgcagaaaaaaatcaatgagtGAGGCAGAGCATGCTATTGTGTTATTAATAATGGGGcaagtatgaaataattaatttcatcatttcGATTGCATCTTTCTATAGGCAGACCCGTATAACATACATGGAGGTGCGaacaaattatacaaaaaatttgtcaccattgctgaaatttttactataaccaaaaaagaaaaagaataatctgccaccaaaaaaaaagtatcttttccTAATTCtcaagggaaaaaatattcgtttttgcGCTACCAATgtaaacaagatttaaaattacactttgCGATTTATATTTACAGGATTTAAGATCATGTTTTgtactttcataattttatattaaatatcactTTTTGTATTCGTGCGATTTAAAAGCCACTATTATGATTCTTGCTGAATTCTGCTTTGTTTTtgcactatatatttttttaattaagaaacagtgcataaaataactattttattatcaaattcaaattttgacctttatttttatctgatttgaTGTTTCTTTAACATGCAATAGATACATCTGTGTTCGAACAGTATTTACGATTGCTGCAAGATTTTCATCGCTTGATGTTACTATGATTATAACGTGTCGAAAATTcatatctttacttttttccatattttattttcaaaatccattTACTGCTCTGCATTGGTTTGGTACATTTCTAGTATTTGCTGGCTCTCTACTGTTTGCTGATGTTATTAATctgagaagaaaagaaaaaattaattgaaaatttatttcaagatttgATGGTTGTTGAGACATTTGCATTTTGttgtagattttttttggaaatttatactttatttattttatacatttatactctttgaaataaattattttaaatacaaagtaacttcatttatttcttttaaaatttagatttgtgGCTTAATGTAAGGACAAcctttattaaagttaaaaggtTGTTTCATTCGTCATAAAATAGgacagaaaaatcaaaaatactttttgtaatgccttaacaaaattaaatatctatttatatttttgaattcagcTGTTCTTTCATTAAACCCTTCGTTAAACTGTAACTATAGCtgggtaaaatttattttacaaaaaaaaggaaaaacaacacttttaaatactttttaagaataaattgtattaaattacattattatacatCTATCATTATAATGAttagtaaatgtattttataaattaattttttagactaAACAACATAGCATATATCTCTGCATTtaagtcaaattttcaaatgtagAAAATCAAGGGGTTGACTTATACAGCGGTAATTAAAATCAGATATTCGTTGACCGTGAAATATTGATGCATTTAATAACATCTTCTTTACTTTTGAaggttttttttagaaacaattacgatgaaaaattcaaattacgttgatcagaaaaagaaaatataatttattcaagaatatttccaaaatatatcacactgaaaacttttaaagcaaaccataaagctaaaaattttaacagcagAAATTCAAAAGAATCGTCTTTACCCccatttgaagaatttaaaattccacactttttaaaagtttcacaaTAACTTTATTTGAGGGTAAATGTTATATTGAGGGAGTAAaatatgaactatttttaacttgAGAAAATTGTattgacttcattttttttatgttttttaatgttaaccattttcgtatttagttttatcaGTGGTAGACTTAAAACACCCGGCATACCAAAAATATGAAGTTCACTTACATACCGGTATTCATAAGTAAAtattacctaaaatttttttttacattttagtgtACTTAGAATTCatttaagtttacatttttacagTCAACAActattctttattaaagaaatttcaatgttatatatatataaaaaaaatgggaagGTAAAGTTTTATAGATAACATAAAAACATGACAGGGTCAGGTTAACAAAGATTCTTCTGTATTTGACGGTTAGAATGTTGAAAGCTAGTATCTGCAATGGATCACTTCATTGAGATGTTAATGCATTATCCCCTAAGCgactaaatgaagaaaaaaaaatttatgtcagcAGGCGCAAAAAATTGGAAGGttaagtttatataaattttagcatCCCTATATACACAACAGCCTTTTCATAAAATCTTACATGAACAATTTATGTTACGCTTCTAATTGTACTATTGGGTGGAAAAACTGTGTGCAGTATGTCTGTAGTTATGTCTATAGTGTAGTAACTGTTAATGTTTTTCTCTCTTAGTTTAGGAAAAGGAAGTATTTTATTGATCTACTAACTTTCTTCTCTTTGACATTAGCAATACATATAAGGTTTGACAGAAGGtgctaaaatttatgttaacaatttaattttacgaatatattaaatgtatttcataaacaaaatatgcaacatttttatatcataacGTAATCTATAAATATTGGTGATATTAATCAAAGAGACAATagagaaacatttaatttatggtATCACACCTGTTTCAATGTCTAAAGTCCATTCAgcagtttaacttttaaaaaaggataaagAGATACTGAAACACCTTAAGATGTGTTAGTGTagattatgttaaaaaaaaatggcaattttccTTTgtggaatataaatattttcttcaatgattaataatttttttaaattttttatctgtacATTTAGTATCAAACACTCCTCATATGTGTATAGTTCTTGACAAATGAATGCAgaaaccattattttttatattttttaaaaaatattacagtattaaagtttaaatataaaactaattgtaAGGAGAAAATTGAACAATGATTGcttgaagtaattttaataggtaagatctgaagaaaaaaaaattaaaatatttttccaatttagtttgcaatttctttcaaaagattataatgttgaatatatttacaatataaaaaaacaactaaaaataattttcacaatgcttaaaagtatttttaatgagttCTTTTAGGGTATCAAATAATTGTTGATTTCTAAtagtacaaaattatataacaatttttaatctaagATGGATGACGTTGTTGTGGGGGTTGATACAATTTTACTGATGGCCTGAAGTCATGTCGTTGTTGTTGTCTTTGGTCGTCATGTCGTTGTTGTCTGTGGCCATCATGACGTCTTTGACCTTGACCAGATCTGTGTCGATTATCTTGATAATCAGAAGAGGATCGAAAATCTTGATCTCTTTCTCGGCCATTCCAGTGACTTGGTTGAAAGGAAATAGGTCCaacattctgaaataaatagattaattttttaaaagatggtCAGCGGAAGTTAATtactcatttcttttttatacactttgtacataagttaattaattgttaCTCTCTTATAACTTTCGtagaatttcagatttttcactttttgcCAATCTCATTCCTCAAGTTTAGGAAATAGGGTGCCCTTTtaattaatggaatatttttttggcTATTTATGATTAAGTCATACAATTTGGAtgttaattatacaaaaatattaagtcaGTTCTGTAACAAAGTCAGtcaaatgaaatgttaaaaccagtatatgtaaaaaaaatgaaaaaaaatttgatatgtttaaATGCTAAAAAGCATAACAGAAGAAGCTTGCAAGTAAGTTTTTtctaatagaattattttaaatattgagaaaagatATTTCTATTCAAGCAAAAGtttacaacttaaaaatttgagcAATTCAGAACTGACATGACGGGCTCTTTGATTTAGAACTCACCTACAGCATTAAATTTggagggaaaataataataaatgtataagtaagagaaaaaaaatatgcacattatCATTTGAAAGATACAAAGAATTAACAGTGAAACCAGAACAGTCACTACATTGTCACATTATAtgtagaaggaaaaaaaatattaatgctctGCAGTATAAacatgataattttgaaaaattgatgactttttttttaagcctataattttttttttatcctttttgaatTAACGAAATACTGTAATTCCtagtttgttaattattaaatttgtaacaaataatcctagtaattttattatttatattccgCAGGTCAAAAGTACCCACTGTTTTTGTTATGTAActtatttaagtaaaagtaaatttttcttaaaattttttataacattagatattattaaacattaatttaatacctttagaataaaaaatatactaaatattaagTAACTCTTAAGATTAAATgatatattagattatttttgaaaaaaattaacagagatTTTAGGATGAAAAAACAGGTTTTTCAGTTAATTAATCACTTTGAaactttattactaaaaaactGCAGActcaaataaaactttgtttcGTAATTAGACAGTTGCAGACTCAATTTGTAATAGGACAGTTACACCATAGGAAGAGATGACaaggaaattttattgtaatgtttacaaatatacatgtataaaaataaaaaaattgtgtactgGCGATAGATCAGCAACAGATGTGTTAATAATATCTAATAGTGTAATTTATTCCAGATAATAGGGTTAGTATGGGAATAATAATAGTGTAATAGGGTTAGTATGGGCTAGAAAAAgaacttgaaaagaaaaatacaaagatgCAAAAATATCATTGCAATtcccatatatttatttaaatattatgtttctaTTTCATATGCATccatttgacaaaaaatttctgttcatTAAATAAGAtacaataataatcataaagaaacggggtgcgtagcgtttttaaaaagtgcttaaaggtgcttatttttgattcacgTTTCtcaaaagcccttaaaggtgctttttttattcggtgttagtaaaaagtgtttaattttctatcttttaataaGAGATTTTTTCGTTGCTGTAACGATtgttgttctaaattacaaaaaatgcattattttcagaattttctctGCACTATTTATCAGAGACTAGTTATATCATCATGATTATgtcaagtttttgaaaatgttattgaattttattgatttcatgtttataaattaagtaccttaaacgatagaaaaaataatttttattactgcacagatcctaattatgattttttttggaaggtgaataaaaatatttttcgagtacttgaaagatgcttattttttgcagGGTTCATTCTAGACTaaaaaaagggcagggtgctaaaattgaaaagggcactatacttttaaaaaaaagggcagcaagtttaaaaaaggacattgtattttataaaaagggcaAATATCTTACCCTTCTTTGCatagttaaaatgaataattatatataagtttacttttatcactaatcacaattataattatcaaatgtaTAACTACAATTTTCCAAGGAAAAAAGGCTAcagtttgaattgaaaaatttaaaaaaaaattcaaacgaggtttttttcctttatctcaatatttcttagttcactaaaaatatatttaaaattttacacatacctttGAAAGACNAACTTGCATTTCCTGAACATCATCCACTACTACTTCTTCATAATTTCCATAGTCAGTAAAGAAAACAACACACGTTTTGCCCTCGGGTCCAACACCAGTTACTTTAGCAggataaaacttaaaagaaaaatttaatagttcagTAAAAGAGTGTAGAAACAAAACATTATCGTAAAAGTATTAATACAGATAAGGTTTAAAAAGTGACATAATAGTGATACCAAAAGCTAGTACAGGGATAATCTAATTGATAATAGATGGTTAcacttatcaaaaatattatttttttttttttaataattatttaaattattcagaggAGCAATTAAGAGCCTTTTTAGTGATAAAAAGGACAAAATTTACGTGCAGACAAGATGTTTGGATGTCTACTGGAATTATGtgatggaaatattttaaagtatgtaaagaATGAAACTGGAAACAACACTAAGGTACAGTTAGCTGTTAAAATGTCAACTTTGGAAAAATATTAGCTAATTACTATGCTGCTAAAGATCCTCATTCAATAAAGTATTttctgaagaataaaaaaataaattctgcaaTGATTTTTATCCCTACTTTCTCTTACAAGGTGGCCACAGAACAGGAAAAAGCAGGAACTTTTAGCAATTTCGAAATGAACTAAAATACCAAAAAAGTCAGGGAAAATGAATAAGTTTAAGGTCTTCAGCAATTTCGCCAGCGCATCAAATATGTCAAAAAGCATTGGGGGGAAAGTTATGACTTGTCCTTTAGGAAGCATTGATTTGAGCATGAATCATTGATCTTAGATTCTGTTCATGATAAgccttaaattgaattttttcagtgaaatacattaactattaattaattgctgcaatagcattattattataattactctaaataagcaaatttttataaatatttatgtttatggaTCAAAATTGTCATAAGAAACATTAGACAAtgagagaaaagtttttaaaagaatgatgaTTTGCTAAGCTATAAATAGACTTAACATGCTTCGGCTTATtgcaattaacttttaataaggctaattgcaataaacttttaataaggCTGCTTAAAATAAGTCTTCACTCCTCAAAGATTATTGCAAcagcttgaaataaaatagtctgCTTTTGTAATGAATAGTACAATATTTACCAATTAATATGAGGCATGTGAGATCACTGCAATAGGCCTAAAAATTGTCAGGTTGCTTAGAAAATACTGGAAATTTTATGGTACACAGAAAAATGACAGTAGCATTTTGCAAGGAGCCAGATTATTCAATAAGTCGTCATAGATGTAAACATTTGAAGAGCTTGgtaaaaaataacgttaaaGGATATTTCAgtgtgattttataaaaatgttaactgGTCTCTAAACATGAAACTGTTTACAATGTGCCTTTTTCCAccaaaaacactttatttaatgaCTCAGCAGACtaatttgatgttttataacaataactgacttaaaaaaaaaaagaattgtaaaatttagtgtattaaaaatatcacatacGATTTATTTCCCACTAAGCTCTTCATTCATTACGCTATTATGTATTATCATTTAGGCAactcattaaaagaaatgaattccTACCTTATGATCTTCCCAATATTTAGCCAGAACTTCTGCACCAGGTATAATAAAAGGTTTGTTAGGTATTGTAACAGTTCCCTCGTTGGAATGGTCATAACCATGCAATTTAATACTAGAAATTCTTTGTGATAGATCCTCCACATTGCTGTGATCATTTCCATAAGGTCTATCTGAAGAAGTTCTTGAATTTTCATAGAAGTTTGAaccttttgaaaatttctttgaagAATTGGCACTGTCATTTCCACGATAGGTATTGCTGTTAAATGTTCTTTGTTGTTGATGGGTATTCTGATTTCTAGGATTTTGAAAATcgttttgaaacttatttcgCTGATCCATTCTTTTGTCTTTAGAATAAAACTGTCCTTGGGTAGAGTTTTCTGATGGAACTTGAGTTCGAGGTGCGTCCTGGTGTGCCCAATTTTTACCATTTCTGTTGTTGTGGTTATTGCCACCATTATTATTTCTGGGATATTTGTAATCATTTTGGTTTCTGGGTGGTTGCCGATTGTCGTATTCGTTAAAATTACGATAGGGTTTGGCATGATTGGCGGTATCACTAGAGTTACCAGATAAATTGTGAGGGAAATTAGATTCAGGTTTGGTGTTGCTCTGTTTctgtaagataaaaatattgaattaattacgaaaaaaaaattcaagtaatttggtaacagaaaaatttaatgtgaataaaattaGCATGATGCTATACATCAAAATATTCCTCAAAGCAtgtgatttatttcttttcaatgatGCATACTGAttaatattcacaaaatttacaagttatacattgcaatttataaataatacactaacagttacattataaattaatatgaaatcactacatagattaaaatataattcaatagaactgaaaataatcttttacaaaaagtttCGTGGCCTGCAAATTGAGATTCTACAGCagagtttcaaaaaaagttcaggtttcaaaacaataaattagataatGAGATGAATTTGGTCTAATCatagtttgataataaaaaataaaataactattcaacAGCTTTCAAATGGAAATAACAGCAAGTTCTTGGTTCTCTCCATGTGAAATCACGAATTAGAGAACCACTACTTGTAAGCAATGGCCATTAATATGACAGCGGAGCTCTTATGGCATAAGAAAGCATCATGTTGTACAGTTTTATACTCTTCTGGGACTTCAAAAAAGACAGTGTGACAAGCGAGAGGTATATAAATTGGGTCAGGGTTCACTATATTCCCTTCTCTCCATATCGAGCTCATCTGTTCAACAATGTtctagaaagtaaaaaaaaaattgtgggaTGGATTGGCCATCTTTTAGATGTAAAGCTTTTATATCTGTAAGAGGATACCATACCCTGAATagaggggaatttttttttcattcttaattacTGTGTCTTCAATGAACATTATGTATGGTCACGCCTATATTATATAACTcttgaatgataattttatttttaataatatcagttGAATTTCATTATAATGAAAGATCAGTATACTGATCAACTATAATATCAActgaattttatattgaatttcattaaaatctgagcagtatctttgaaaataatcaacaAATCTGAAACTTTTATATGCCTATAGATTTGTATAATATGGATAAATCGTATTATCTGAGACACAAATAAGTATATGGTacagaaataagtaaaaaaaaaaaactttttctaatttttggttacaatttaaaaaaaagataaaaataaatgttcttggAAATCTATGATACAATGCgattaagtaagaaaattttgataaaatgtcaactaataagttttttttattaaccatttaaaaaagaaacataaatcacatgcaaatgtttaattaagatttaaatttaagttaatgatAAGGTAATTTTATGATCTTATATCATtcattgcttaatatttttattattaaaaaaatattgatagtatatatataatagatttccACAATTCTATTTATATGAGACTTATATACACACAACTCTTATCAAGTAAGAAAATTATCTATAAGAAGCAGTAAAGAGCTGTCTCAAATGATAATAAACACACTctaaatttgtgttaaaatgaaattaatttaattacattgctTTTAGGAAAATTAcaggaatattaatttatttgatcatagtttcaaatttataactaaattaataactaaaacttACATCTTTTCCACCTCCAAATACTTTAGGTTTTCCTTCTTTTACTCTGGCAACCTCTGCAATGTTTGCTAATCTCTGTTGTTTGAAAGCTTCATCCTCCTCTTTTGTCTCTTTAGTTTCAGTCTCAAGAGCCCggaaattttctgtaaataataaaaaccttatctataaatgatgaaaaatgaataattaagctACAGtacatttacaatttatttattatatctggtatacttaaaatatcttaattcaaaagaaaataatgaaaaatcataAGATAATATGCATTGCTTAATGTAACATAATAAACTTGTTTCAAAACCTGGTCGATTGCTATGGAAAATTTTGAGAAGAGAAATTATAAATACCTTCAAGTTTAATGTGGGAAAACAGATTGTGTTTTTGATCTCATCTTGCTAAATGAtaagtttttagattttgataacatttttaatttttcttagcttttatattaatttccatttttaaagtgaatactTTTCTAAATTCACTTTCGATAAggattctaaataaatatatattaaagattaataGGCTATCTTGTATATTGCATGGCATATAAGCTATCTCATCATTTAAACCCCTAATAGATTTCCTCAACAACTAAATTATTAAGACAAATTATCCCATGGAATTCTCCATTCACAATGGAACTCCCTTATTCCTCATGgaataatatgataatataGGAGAGAATCTAGTTTGTAATGGTGGGaagtaatgcaaaaaattttttaatggcaaaAACAAACAGTATCAAATGCTTAGAggtttaataataacttaaaataaaggccataaattttttaatgaattattaaatacacaTACTTCCTTTCATTGGTTGTTTAGTAGCAGTTATAGGTTTCCCAAATGGAATCCATGGAGGAGGACCATTACCATCTAAATTACCTTTAGTGCGCACATGTGATGCCAATTGCtaaaagtaaattgtttataatataaaatctaagtctcaaaaaaattaaatataaatgacagATAATGAGATGAACTAGGATTTAAGAAACATTCAGAATATAGatacatataaattattctCCACATAAAATTCTTACCTAAATTACAGTTGTTCTCCCAAAATAACAATGCATTGAATTTCCATCAAATATTGTCAAATGCACAGGCATTATAATCAAAGAAGCATATTACCTGctacaaaaattttacagaataatagtttaattcaaaaacatacTTACTCGACATAGTTCCCATTTTTCAACCATTGGTGCAACATGACCATCTAGTAAATTGAACTGGTTTTCACTCAAtagcaaaaaattgttttgcatcGTAATCTTGcctggctttaaaaaaattttggtgccAGGTGGAGTATCcatgctattaaataaattgagaaaaaccttataaattaaaagaaaaatacagcttcactgttatttaaaacaaaagaattttagcCAAAAAAACAGTAAgcaatatgcaaaataaaatactaaaactctgatttatacttatattgctatttttggttaagtaaattcaaataagagaagtatttagGCNgatatagattaaaatatattccaataaaactaaaaacaaccTCTTAAAAGAAACTTCCGTTGCCAGCAAATTGAAATTCTACAACagagttacaaaaaaaagttcaggtttcaaagcaataaattagataataaattgaaagcaataaaattattacaaaaacaatacaatttGGAAACTAAATATATGTACGATCACaggaaaattattgaaagagttTTGCCTTTATTAAcacaataactttatttttttttaaaaatgttaattaaaaaaaggaagggaaactagggaacaACTTACATTgctgtttaaaaatgttcaatgagtTTGAGAATTATAAGATTTGATCCATTATCTTAAGAACAACTGGATAGATGCTGATGGAATTCTATATGATCatagtttgataataaaaataaaataactattcaacAGCTTTCAAATGGAAAGAACAGCAAGTTCTTGGTTCTCTCCATGTGAAATCATGAATCGGAGACCCACTATCTGCAAGCAATGGCCATTACTATGGCAAGAGAGCTTTTATGGCATAAGAAAGCATCATGTTGAACAGTTTTATACTCTTCTGGGATTTCGAAAGAGACAGTGTGACAAGCGAGAGGTATGGTATATGAATGGGGTCAGGGTTCACTATATTCGCTTTTCCCTAATGCAAtttttcccaaacttatgaattttgtgtaccctttctaaattttttataacgcTGCGtgccactaataaaaaatgaatgtcttttttttaaaaatatgtttatttaaaatggagaataaagttaaaaatcacaactggctgttgacaccacaagtattaactgttaactctgcaaaaaatagccaatagaaaaatacttaaccggaaattttcatggctagctttgtttttaaataaaattttcgtttgttgcaa from Parasteatoda tepidariorum isolate YZ-2023 chromosome 2, CAS_Ptep_4.0, whole genome shotgun sequence includes:
- the LOC107451448 gene encoding tudor domain-containing protein 3; the protein is MDLLTELTAKGWYLSNKGLEICKEGLNHVDVNGIIRKALDIDLREIGGKFFPDESNRGKLDSISGSGVVQIQKIKNASAPKYEYGSGAPTILRLLLTDGNVYVNCLQWGPWKSITMDTPPGTKIFLKPGKIAMQNNFLLLSENQFNLLDGHVAPMVEKWELCRQLASHVRTKGNLDGNGPPPWIPFGKPITATKQPMKGKNFRALETETKETKEEDEAFKQQRLANIAEVARVKEGKPKVFGGGKDVFLNLFNSMDTPPGTKIFLKPGKITMQNNFLLLSENQFNLLDGHVAPMVEKWELCRQLASHVRTKGNLDGNGPPPWIPFGKPITATKQPMKGKNFRALETETKETKEEDEAFKQQRLANIAEVARVKEGKPKVFGGGKDKQSNTKPESNFPHNLSGNSSDTANHAKPYRNFNEYDNRQPPRNQNDYKYPRNNNGGNNHNNRNGKNWAHQDAPRTQVPSENSTQGQFYSKDKRMDQRNKFQNDFQNPRNQNTHQQQRTFNSNTYRGNDSANSSKKFSKGSNFYENSRTSSDRPYGNDHSNVEDLSQRISSIKLHGYDHSNEGTVTIPNKPFIIPGAEVLAKYWEDHKFYPAKVTGVGPEGKTCVVFFTDYGNYEEVVVDDVQEMQVXLSKKLIYLFQNVGPISFQPSHWNGRERDQDFRSSSDYQDNRHRSGQGQRRHDGHRQQRHDDQRQQQRHDFRPSVKLYQPPQQRHPS